In the genome of Candidatus Deferrimicrobium sp., the window ACCTATGGAGTAATGCACCATGAAACAAGTCGATCTGGTCCTTCTCCATCCACCGAGCGTCTACGAATTCCGCGATCTGCCCATTTTTCATGGTCCGATCAGCGATGTCATCCCATCCTCGTCCATCTTCGAGAATTACCCGATCGGTTTTCTGACGCTGTCGGAATATCTCTGCAGGAACGGCATCACCGTCAGGATCGTCAACCTCGCCTTGAAGATGCTCGAGGATTTCTCGTTCGACCCGGAAAGCTTCGTTTCGAAACTTCACCCGGTCGCCTTCGGCATCGACCTCCATTGGCTTCCCCACGTGGACGGCAGTCTCCGCCTGGCGGAGGCGGTCAAACGGCGACATCCCGACACCCCTGTGATCTTCGGCGGCCTGTCCTCCAGCTATTACCATCAAGAGATCATGCGCGACTGTCCCTGTGTCGATTTTATCCTCCGCGGCGATTCGACCGAAGAGCCCCTGCGGCTACTCATGAAGGCCATCAAGTCCGGGGGGGAGTACGGGACGGTGCCGAACCTCGTGTGGCGGAACGGGCGGGGCGAGATCACGGTGAACGCGATCTCCAATCGCCCCTCCGCTCTAGATTACGTGCACTTCGATTACTCGCATCCGATCAAGATGACCATGAAATATCATGACCCGTCGGGCTACCTGCCGTTCCGGAACTGGCTGTCCAACCCGGTCATGGCCGTCTTTTCCTGCCGGGGATGTTTCCATGACTGCGCTTCGTGCGGGGGGTCGGCATCGGCGTTCGACAATCTGTGCGAGCGGGATCGTCCGGCCTTCCGGTCTCCGGAACGGCTGGCGAAGGACGTCAGAAATATCGCAAGGTACACCGGGGCGCCGATCATGGTCATCGGCGAT includes:
- a CDS encoding TIGR04190 family B12-binding domain/radical SAM domain protein, with protein sequence MKQVDLVLLHPPSVYEFRDLPIFHGPISDVIPSSSIFENYPIGFLTLSEYLCRNGITVRIVNLALKMLEDFSFDPESFVSKLHPVAFGIDLHWLPHVDGSLRLAEAVKRRHPDTPVIFGGLSSSYYHQEIMRDCPCVDFILRGDSTEEPLRLLMKAIKSGGEYGTVPNLVWRNGRGEITVNAISNRPSALDYVHFDYSHPIKMTMKYHDPSGYLPFRNWLSNPVMAVFSCRGCFHDCASCGGSASAFDNLCERDRPAFRSPERLAKDVRNIARYTGAPIMVIGDLLQAGDGYAETFLQAVKKYRVRNELAIEFFHPPPPDFVRKLNDSLINFNVEISPESHDPRVREAFGKSYGNAELEASIEALIGSTCRRLDLFFMVGLPWQDYPSVMESVEYCGELLRRHGGTKKLLPMIAPLAPFIDPGSRLFEEAERFGYRLFYRTLAEHREAMLMPTWKQRLNYETKWMTREEIVRATYDGALKLIELKAAHGVIGREEAEETRRHIRMAKDLIRRMEAAPFLDDALKMEIFRLNRLDFLCGKHELQWPMNGWKLNLKNLLRLLFG